A part of Haloarchaeobius sp. HME9146 genomic DNA contains:
- a CDS encoding ABC transporter ATP-binding protein has protein sequence MASVNEAVDDESDTTATVSVDDIGKRYETGRQDVQAIADVSFEVEDGEFVCIVGPSGCGKTTLFRIIAGLEAPTSGGVFLGGDRVEGPGTDRGMVFQEYGLFPWRSVAENVAFGLEQQAVSEAEREARVAEMLDLVGLSEFADAYPKELSGGMKQRVGIARALAVDPEILLMDEPFGSVDAQTRNMLHDELLEVWAETEKTVLFVTHDVEEAVKLADRIVVLSEGPGSVREIVDVDLARPRSRTDEAFVEHAEHVLDLLH, from the coding sequence ATGGCGAGCGTGAACGAGGCAGTGGACGACGAATCGGACACCACCGCGACCGTCTCGGTCGACGACATCGGGAAGCGCTACGAGACGGGGCGACAGGACGTCCAGGCCATCGCCGACGTGTCCTTCGAGGTCGAAGACGGCGAATTCGTCTGCATCGTCGGCCCATCCGGCTGTGGCAAGACCACGCTCTTCCGCATCATCGCGGGGCTGGAAGCCCCGACCTCGGGCGGCGTGTTCCTCGGCGGCGACCGCGTCGAGGGCCCCGGCACCGACCGCGGGATGGTGTTCCAGGAGTACGGGCTGTTCCCGTGGCGCTCCGTCGCCGAGAACGTCGCGTTCGGGTTGGAACAGCAAGCGGTCTCCGAGGCCGAGCGCGAGGCGCGCGTCGCCGAGATGCTCGACCTCGTCGGCCTCTCGGAGTTCGCGGACGCCTACCCCAAAGAGCTCTCGGGTGGGATGAAACAGCGCGTCGGCATCGCCCGCGCGCTCGCGGTCGACCCCGAGATACTGCTGATGGACGAACCGTTCGGCAGCGTCGACGCCCAGACGCGGAACATGCTCCACGACGAACTGCTGGAGGTGTGGGCGGAGACCGAGAAGACGGTCCTGTTCGTCACGCACGACGTGGAAGAAGCGGTGAAACTCGCAGACCGCATCGTGGTCCTCAGCGAGGGACCCGGCAGCGTCCGAGAGATAGTCGACGTCGACCTCGCACGGCCCCGCAGCCGGACCGACGAGGCGTTCGTCGAGCACGCCGAACACGTGCTCGACCTGCTGCACTGA
- a CDS encoding CBS domain-containing protein, producing the protein MPTLDIARQKDAVVTATADTPVGDIAKTMANKSVGSVVIHQNEEPIGIVTDRDIAVKVVAEGKDPKTTTANDVMEKNIVSVDANTGVRELCAKMKEHSVRRMPVTENGKLAGFVTLDDLVVLIDQEMTDLSEVIKTESPPY; encoded by the coding sequence ATGCCAACGTTAGACATCGCTCGACAGAAGGACGCCGTCGTAACAGCCACCGCCGACACACCGGTCGGCGACATCGCCAAGACGATGGCGAACAAGTCGGTCGGGTCCGTCGTCATCCACCAGAACGAGGAACCCATCGGCATCGTCACGGACCGGGACATCGCCGTGAAAGTCGTCGCCGAGGGCAAGGACCCGAAGACGACGACGGCCAACGACGTGATGGAGAAGAACATCGTCAGCGTCGATGCCAACACCGGCGTCCGTGAACTCTGTGCGAAGATGAAAGAGCACAGCGTCCGCCGGATGCCCGTCACCGAGAACGGGAAACTCGCCGGGTTCGTCACGCTCGACGACCTCGTCGTGCTCATCGACCAGGAGATGACCGACCTCTCCGAGGTCATCAAGACGGAGTCACCGCCGTACTAG
- a CDS encoding ABC transporter substrate-binding protein has protein sequence MSSFDGSQLSRRRFVQAAAGTGIAGLAGCVGGLTGGSGGDDPLNVAYMPIYPDMQHFVMDQEGYYDDLSAPVEAEMFSDGPSIVQAFAKGDYDVALFGVVPAMIIVDKTGFAKVTGANIEEAMLIMASDEFAALYDEHGADAFAKFEVQKGRKFTFGTFPPGSVPDILLRYWLDSELGLDPESDVNIKSLGGAGPVRQALVAGKVDGTSIMEPVPTIVQSKDAGYQNIAWAGDFMSGQPAAVTMMHDRLRNERPELAKDFLRQHRKATEFINANPDKAAEDAASVIGKDVLPVDIAQQAMESKGANFISDPHRIEGGAKIFADYASRLGKTEQKLGVSDIFDYSLYDEVANE, from the coding sequence ATGAGTAGTTTCGACGGTTCGCAGCTCTCGCGGCGACGGTTCGTACAGGCGGCAGCAGGCACCGGCATCGCAGGGCTCGCCGGCTGTGTCGGTGGGCTCACCGGCGGCAGCGGCGGTGACGACCCTCTCAACGTCGCGTACATGCCCATCTACCCCGACATGCAGCACTTCGTGATGGACCAGGAGGGGTACTACGACGACCTGTCGGCACCGGTCGAGGCAGAAATGTTCAGCGACGGCCCCAGCATCGTGCAGGCGTTCGCGAAGGGCGACTACGACGTGGCACTGTTCGGCGTCGTCCCGGCGATGATCATCGTCGACAAGACCGGCTTCGCGAAGGTGACCGGCGCGAACATCGAGGAAGCGATGCTCATCATGGCCAGCGACGAGTTCGCGGCGCTCTACGACGAGCACGGGGCGGACGCGTTCGCGAAGTTCGAGGTACAGAAGGGCCGGAAGTTCACCTTCGGCACCTTCCCGCCGGGGTCGGTTCCGGACATCCTGCTGCGCTACTGGCTCGACAGCGAACTCGGGCTCGACCCAGAGAGCGACGTGAACATCAAGTCCCTCGGCGGGGCCGGGCCGGTCCGCCAGGCGCTCGTCGCGGGCAAGGTAGACGGGACGAGCATCATGGAACCGGTGCCGACCATCGTCCAGTCCAAAGACGCCGGCTACCAGAACATCGCGTGGGCGGGCGACTTCATGTCCGGGCAACCCGCCGCCGTCACGATGATGCACGACCGGCTCCGGAACGAGCGCCCGGAACTCGCGAAGGACTTCCTCCGCCAGCACCGGAAGGCGACCGAGTTCATCAACGCGAACCCCGACAAGGCGGCCGAGGACGCGGCCAGCGTCATCGGGAAGGACGTGCTGCCGGTCGACATCGCCCAGCAGGCCATGGAGTCCAAGGGTGCGAACTTCATCTCGGACCCGCACCGCATCGAGGGTGGCGCGAAGATATTCGCGGACTACGCCAGCCGCCTCGGCAAGACCGAACAGAAGCTGGGCGTCTCGGACATCTTCGATTACTCCCTCTACGACGAGGTCGCCAACGAATGA
- a CDS encoding RsmB/NOP family class I SAM-dependent RNA methyltransferase, with product MEPFERYRDIVDDFEAFLAACERPLPMAVRVNTLKTTTERVTRAFDEAGIGYEQADWHPHVLTLDTEKPGSTWPGFHGWTTGQEEVSAIPPTVLDPQPGDRVFDTCAAPGSKTTQLAAEMEDEGTLVANDNNLGRLSALRFNCERLGVTNVVVTNQDARNFSLKPFDGTEFDRVLVDAPCSCEGTIRKNPDALDNWNMGHVTSVAGIQKGILKRALQVTREGGTVVYSTCTFAPEENEAVLDHVLAEEDCRVVDYDLALDHVPGITEWEGEEYDPQVAKAKRVYPHHNDTGGFFTAKLEVTA from the coding sequence ATGGAGCCGTTCGAACGGTATCGAGACATCGTCGACGATTTCGAGGCGTTCCTGGCCGCGTGCGAACGGCCGTTACCGATGGCGGTCCGGGTGAACACCCTGAAGACCACCACAGAGCGCGTCACGAGAGCCTTCGACGAGGCGGGCATCGGATACGAACAGGCCGACTGGCACCCTCACGTGCTGACCCTCGACACGGAGAAACCGGGGTCGACGTGGCCGGGGTTCCACGGCTGGACCACCGGACAGGAGGAGGTGTCGGCCATCCCGCCGACCGTCCTCGACCCGCAGCCGGGCGACCGGGTGTTCGACACCTGCGCCGCCCCGGGGTCGAAGACCACGCAACTCGCCGCCGAGATGGAGGACGAGGGAACCCTCGTCGCGAACGACAACAACCTCGGCCGCCTCTCCGCACTGCGGTTCAACTGCGAGCGCCTGGGCGTGACGAACGTCGTCGTGACGAACCAGGACGCGAGGAACTTCTCGCTGAAACCGTTCGACGGCACGGAGTTCGACCGCGTGCTCGTCGACGCGCCCTGCTCGTGTGAGGGGACCATCCGCAAGAATCCCGACGCGCTCGACAACTGGAACATGGGCCACGTCACCTCGGTCGCGGGCATCCAGAAGGGCATCCTGAAGCGCGCCCTGCAGGTGACCCGCGAGGGCGGCACCGTCGTCTACTCGACGTGTACCTTCGCGCCCGAAGAGAACGAGGCCGTGCTCGACCACGTGCTCGCCGAGGAGGACTGCCGCGTCGTGGACTACGACCTCGCGCTCGACCACGTTCCCGGCATCACCGAATGGGAGGGCGAGGAGTACGACCCACAGGTCGCGAAGGCCAAGCGCGTCTACCCGCATCACAACGACACGGGCGGGTTCTTCACCGCGAAACTGGAGGTGACGGCATGA
- a CDS encoding proteasome assembly chaperone family protein: MAHVKRRSDMDLEGAFLIEGLPGVGLVGKIATDHLIETFDMELYGTCHCEGLARIGIYHEDQRELEPPVRIYADEETGLAALQSDVPVDAEAISEFSACMTGWVESAGLTPIYLSGLPAKTDGKPAIYGVGTAGGVAMLDETDIPLPSENGVVSGPTGALLNRAVETGLDSVGLVVESDPKFPDPEAARVLIEDGICKLTGVDVDISELVERAEEIREQKERLARRMEEAKEEESSQAQPLRMYQ, encoded by the coding sequence ATGGCACACGTCAAGCGACGGTCGGACATGGACCTCGAGGGTGCGTTCCTCATCGAAGGGCTCCCGGGTGTCGGGCTGGTCGGGAAGATCGCCACCGACCACCTCATCGAGACCTTCGACATGGAACTGTATGGGACGTGTCACTGCGAAGGGCTCGCCCGAATCGGCATCTACCACGAGGACCAGCGCGAGCTGGAACCACCGGTCCGCATCTACGCGGACGAGGAGACCGGGCTCGCCGCCCTCCAGAGCGACGTCCCGGTCGACGCGGAGGCCATCAGTGAGTTCTCCGCCTGCATGACGGGCTGGGTCGAGAGCGCAGGCCTGACGCCCATCTACCTCAGCGGGTTACCCGCGAAGACCGATGGCAAGCCGGCCATCTACGGGGTCGGCACCGCGGGCGGTGTGGCGATGCTGGACGAGACGGACATCCCACTCCCGTCAGAGAACGGGGTCGTCAGTGGCCCGACCGGGGCGTTGCTCAACCGGGCGGTCGAGACCGGGCTCGACAGCGTCGGCCTGGTCGTCGAGTCCGACCCGAAGTTCCCCGACCCGGAAGCCGCACGCGTCCTCATCGAGGACGGCATCTGCAAGCTCACGGGCGTCGACGTCGACATCTCGGAACTGGTCGAACGGGCCGAGGAGATCCGCGAGCAGAAGGAACGGCTGGCCAGGCGGATGGAGGAAGCGAAAGAGGAGGAGAGTTCGCAGGCACAGCCGCTCCGGATGTACCAGTAA
- a CDS encoding ABC transporter permease, translating into MSTETADASTTTTEERDGTASEVADLRDRIDTRRLGAGAAGTLAFLVLWQVVAMPLKPFILPTPVEVGGALYGQLTTDATYTLPFTSSDVSLPKLFVRLFQSLQHYLPGLVIGSTLGTTTGIAMGWFTLVDDALTPVTRILRPIPPLAWIAFAIIWFGTGHTGATFIVAIGAFWITFYNAYSGVEAVPQDLKEVAASLGVNDDLTMIRKVVVPSAMPEIFTGIRTSIGQCWMIVVAAELVGPPGVGEQILIAAQNLALDVSVAYMLVISAVFLVSDAAFRKVQQEVLAWRA; encoded by the coding sequence ATGAGCACCGAAACCGCCGACGCATCGACGACGACCACCGAGGAGCGTGACGGCACAGCCAGTGAGGTGGCTGATCTCCGGGACCGCATCGACACGCGACGCCTCGGAGCGGGTGCCGCCGGGACGCTCGCGTTCCTCGTCCTCTGGCAGGTCGTCGCGATGCCACTCAAGCCGTTCATCCTCCCGACGCCGGTCGAGGTCGGCGGTGCGCTCTACGGGCAGCTCACCACGGACGCGACCTACACGTTGCCGTTCACGAGCAGCGACGTGTCGCTGCCGAAGCTGTTCGTCCGGCTGTTCCAGAGCCTCCAGCACTACCTGCCAGGGCTGGTCATCGGGTCGACGCTGGGGACCACGACCGGCATCGCGATGGGCTGGTTCACGCTGGTCGACGACGCGCTGACGCCCGTGACCCGCATCCTCCGGCCCATCCCGCCGCTGGCGTGGATCGCCTTCGCCATCATCTGGTTCGGGACGGGCCACACGGGCGCGACGTTCATCGTCGCCATCGGCGCGTTCTGGATTACGTTCTACAACGCCTACAGCGGCGTCGAGGCGGTCCCGCAGGACCTCAAGGAGGTCGCTGCGAGCCTCGGCGTCAACGACGACCTCACCATGATTCGGAAGGTGGTCGTGCCGAGCGCCATGCCCGAGATATTCACGGGTATCCGGACGAGCATCGGCCAGTGCTGGATGATCGTCGTGGCCGCCGAGTTGGTCGGCCCGCCGGGCGTCGGCGAGCAGATTCTCATCGCCGCCCAGAACCTCGCGCTCGACGTGAGCGTGGCGTACATGCTGGTCATCAGCGCGGTGTTCCTGGTGAGCGACGCCGCCTTCCGCAAGGTCCAGCAGGAGGTGTTAGCATGGCGAGCGTGA